GCATTTTTCTCAAATGCTTCCTTGCTGTAATAAATGACGCTGGACTTTTTCGTAAAATCATCCACATTCAGAGGGCTCGAAAATCTGGCGGTACCGCTTGTGGGAAGGACATGGTTCGGTCCGGCAAAATAATCGCCGACCGGCTCTGAGCTGTATCTTCCCATAAAAATCGCTCCTGCATGGCGAATGGAGCCAAGCCATTCAAATGGGTCCTTTACTAAAAGCTCCAGATGCTCAGGCGCAAGCTCGTTAACCAAACGGATTGCTTCTTCTTTCGTTTCAGCAACAAGAAATTCTCCATTTTGATCGATAGATGCTTTCGCTATGTCTTTCCGCGGCAAATCCTCCAGCTGCTTTTCCACTTCCAGCTTTACTTCTTCTGCAAATGCTTGAGAAGTCGTAATCAACATGCATTTGGAGAGCGGATCATGCTCAGCCTGTGAAAGAAGATCCGCTGCAGCCTCATTTGCTCTCGCCGTCTCATCTGCAACAACGGCAATTTCACTAGGGCCTGCAATCATGTCAATATCGACGTCACCGAAAACCTCACGTTTCGCTGTCGCTACAAATATATTTCCCGGCCCCACGATTTTATCAACCGGTTTAATAGTTTCCGTTCCATATGCAAGCGCAGCCACTGCTTGGGCACCGCCTGCTTTATAAATTTCCGTTACGCCGAGCTCATTTGCGGCCACAAGGACGCCTGCAGGAATAACCCCATCTCTAGATGGAGGGGAAACCATGGCGATTCTCTCTACACCAGCGACCTGGGCTGGAATGACGTTCATCAGGACCGAGGAAGGATAGGCAGCTGTCCCGCCCGGTACATAGACACCTGCAGAGTCGAGCGGTGTTACTTTTTGCCCTAATACCGTTCCATCAGGATTTGTCATAAACCAGGAATCACGCTTTTGCTTGCTGTGAAAAAGCCTGATGTTCTCAATGGCTTCCCTTATAATCTCAAGCAATGAATCATCTAAATTGCGATACGCCTCTTGAATCTCAGTTTCTGTCACTTTGAATGAATCGAGACGCACTCCG
The Metabacillus sp. FJAT-52054 genome window above contains:
- the hisD gene encoding histidinol dehydrogenase → MTGKEGRRMVKEIIEAVKKQGDEALRYYTEKFDGVRLDSFKVTETEIQEAYRNLDDSLLEIIREAIENIRLFHSKQKRDSWFMTNPDGTVLGQKVTPLDSAGVYVPGGTAAYPSSVLMNVIPAQVAGVERIAMVSPPSRDGVIPAGVLVAANELGVTEIYKAGGAQAVAALAYGTETIKPVDKIVGPGNIFVATAKREVFGDVDIDMIAGPSEIAVVADETARANEAAADLLSQAEHDPLSKCMLITTSQAFAEEVKLEVEKQLEDLPRKDIAKASIDQNGEFLVAETKEEAIRLVNELAPEHLELLVKDPFEWLGSIRHAGAIFMGRYSSEPVGDYFAGPNHVLPTSGTARFSSPLNVDDFTKKSSVIYYSKEAFEKNAGKIAEFARYEGLEAHARAIEERLKQGE